A window of Nymphalis io chromosome 18, ilAglIoxx1.1, whole genome shotgun sequence genomic DNA:
gggattaaaatataagtagtaTTTCAAAAAGCATTGAACCATGCATAATTATTGCTTATttcaaatgtgtttttttacatattatcgTCATAAGCAAGTCGTCGctgtagtataaatattaatcttagGTAATTAGTTTACAAAGCCAATAGAAGACCGCTGTAAATACGCTCTCCACATTGGCAGACGTAGTTCCATTCATGACGCTTGTTGACAAAATTTCAGCCTCGTTTTTTGAGGTCTTTTTTCACGGCATtgcgatataattttttttatttataaagctgaatatactattttattaattatacgaaATCTATTGTATATGTCGTACCGATACTAAAAattatgagatttttttaagttttctcaCGGGAATGCATGTGAGAAAATACCTCTATTGATTGGTTCAAATTCAAAGATGGAGAGGATAATTGGAGATAATCCAGTAAGTATCACAGCGGATCATTTAGAGGCAAAGATGAAAGCTagttaattcataaaatattaccaTACCATTATACAAATAACACTAAACAACAATGCGATCATTGCAAGACAGCATTAGTACACGGATTGCGATAGAATAACGCATCCATCCATACCGAATCGTGCGCAGCGAACGCGCGTCCTGGCTCGCCCGTATTGGGTGTGGCTCGCACATCAGTGCAGTCGATCTCTGGGAATGGCTCGACTGTTACGTGCACGTCACCAGAAGTTCAGGAAGCGAAGCCAAAAACTCCAGTTAAGGAAGATAGCCCAAGAAAGGTAagtccggctcgaaggaccattcTGTGTTTAGATAGAAAATGCAACGGAAGAGTTATGATTAGAGATAAGTActcgtatattatttatgttcaaGGTTTCTATTCCTACTGCGTTTCTATGTCGAAAAGCATCATTAGTaatctgtatttaattaaaatagaagaaAACATTACCTACACTTTTCTAAAGATCTTCAAAATAACCAATTACCAGAAACGCACTATGAAAAGTCATTTATGTCAAACGCACTTGtagattttacaaaaaaacaacaaaacaaatacaacaGCAAAAACCCATATATTTGCTTTGAAAGTAGATAAAATATGCACAGAATCATGCTTTTCATAAAAACCATTTATCATTAAAACCTATTGTGTGATTGTATTTTTCACTTTATATAAGTTTGTAGACCCATTTGTGTTGTTAATGTCCTGTGTTGTTCAGTGTTCGTCACGAAGATTTATCTAAAGCTTAAAAAGTAGTTatagtaactttttaaattactattggGAATATTCATCgaacgttatatttattttcggcattttaataaaaaaatattttacctattGATGTGGACAATATCGATTTGATCAAGGTACGAACAGATTTTTGTTTCGCTTTTGCTGTGATGTCATTATTATGTCTGTGATTTCGATGAAAgcacaataatttttttacccTAATTGTTATCAGAAAAATGTTaagctttatgtttttttatattattttataaatagagtGTTCATGAGAGAGTAATAAAGACAATAATTACCTTAATTAAACAACgatctaatttatatttcaacttGGCCGTGTTGCAAAGCAAGGCGCGGGCAGCGGCGAAGGTGGAGACGCTGAGTCTAGTGATTCCAGCGAACAGAGCTCGGACAGCGACCGCAGTGAGGAGGACGTGCCTCGACGCTCCCGTGCAAGAACCAGGGCCCCACCCCCGCCCCCAGCTTCTAGGAACAAGTGAGCTATGACTTaggaatattaaatagatattgaTTAGAAAAGGGAAAtcataattactaaaaaaaaggCATAACAGGGTTGCCAAATAGATTTAGCTAATATTccttaaaaatacctatttataatagaatttaatattgGTGTTAGTGCTCGTCGTGGTCGCGTGCAAGGTCGTGTGTGGGCGGCGACTCAGTCTGCGCGCAGCAACCAGGATGGACAGCGACGTTTCGAAGAACGCGCCGCGACACACATGCGCGCCGCACTCGCACGCAGGCACCAGCGTACCGCTCGCCATCGTGACCATCCTGGTCAGTTTtatgaatacaataattttgtcaGCAAGGCATTCTTTTTCTCTGTAGGATACCTCCTATGACTGTAGAGCTAGCATATAAGACCAAAAATTTAGGTCTGGTAAATAACAAGCGATCATGTATTTCTGTTGAAAGATACGTGTGCATTAGAATGAcagatcagctttaaaatattaccaacATTTCAGAAAATGTGCTCTGAAATTAGGCAGTGTTTTAACTCCCGCGCCTCAGAAAGCATATAGGTAGGTAAAACCGATGGTCTTGCGAACTTTTGTCTTGTCAGATTTTCCGCCCCATCGGATTACAAGAGTGAAAGAATAGAGTACACTTCTGTTTGCGCACACCCAAGTTGCTAATCATCAACAGACTATAACGTGAACCATTCAATATCGTTTacttaatgaataatatattttatctcaagTATTATAACTTTTACTGAAATGAAACttggtgtaatattttttataaatacaaatattaatcacCAATTCTGCCGCAGGCGGCGCATACGCGCGTCTGGAGGCGGAGTGGCGCGAGCGTCACGGCGCACGCGCTCGCCCCGCGGCCTCCGCGCGCGGCCGACCCGCACTCAAGTACAAGTGAACGTGCTTTCACGAGATTTAGAGAATTATGATCATTACACGATCTTAGTAGTGAtgttatttgtttcattaaaacccttaatacaatttaatcatGGCTGTATAGCTATTacatagtagtaacagcctgtgtatgtcccactgctgggctaaaggcctcctcccctctttttgaggagaaattttggagcttattccaccacgctgctccaatgcgggttggtggaatacacatgtggcagagttttagtgaaattagacacatgcaggtttcctcacgatgttttccgtcaccgtaaagcacgagatgaattaaattcacaaatcaagcacatgaaaattcagaggtgcttgcctgggtttgaacccacggtcatcggttaagattcacgcgttcttactacacGTATGTACatatgagtatataaataaagcacTAATATCATAAAGAGGTAAGTAAGTCTTGTTTGTTTTTCCGCATTTAGGAAACACTACTAATCCGCTTGATCtggttttttcaaatataatatacacaatattGAAGAGAAAACTTTGAAAGATTTGTAATCTAAAAGTGACCACAAATATCCGCGGCCAAGGATAAAATCGAGATTTACACTTACATTGCCGTCGACTCTTTAATAActgacttttttaatttatttctttcgctTAACTGTATACAATTAGGTGGTACTTACACgaacacaataaataagaataacataattaattgtatCATATTAGATGTAAATACagcatgcaaaaatatttaaaataacactctAAGATGTTTGTTTTCATTACTTGCCGGAATTCtctcaaaatatttgtaatgttatatttaaaaaaattaagtataccGTATCTTTTTTATGGGTGTAAAcctaagattaaatattaattttgtccaGCATTGCAAATGGTTAAACAAAGGACAATGTAGTTTCTATAtccggttggtagatacttgcctttcacgctgaaggttgtgggttcgattcccacccaggacagacatttgtgtgcatgaacatgtctgtttgtcctgagtctgggtgtaattatctatataagtatgtatttacaaaagaaaagtagtgtatatgttgtatatcagttgtttggtttccatagtacaagccctgcatagtttgggatcagatggccgtgtgtgaatgtcccaggatattaaataaaatatatatatatccgttACACTTACACGATCATCGCATAATTTTTTTGCGCCTAGTTTTACTAAATGAGATTGGCCGTGAGTATTTAACGACAAAAACTTTCTTTATAAATACGTCATAAAAACTTGTtaacagaataatatatatttaataaataacgttgTGGGCTTGCCtttgtaaaagttttattttaagatttctttatatctcaatatttaataaagtaaaattaaagttcaCCTTAACAAAATTATGCccactattattatatacaaaaatataagatatgTATAAAGCAGGCGTAATATGCAgaggtagattttttttattttatttcatatatactaATTCGTTtgacgtttaattttatatcataatatgaaatacatttaaCTACTAACTCTTAAGTCGCAGGTCGCGTGCATTGCTCGAAACAATAAAACAGATAGTTTTAGTCAAAGTATTTTATTGGAGTTAACTAAAAGCGCAGACGGTGCGGGAACTGGCTTGAGCGGAGACCGAAGGCTGCCTTCAAGTAACCTCTGAGCACTTTCTTGTCTGTGCGTTTGCCGATGGCTTTGATTACTGCCTCGTCCACAAGCTTTTGGTCTGCTTTGCGTTGTTCAGATGGAACATATTTCTGGAAAACAGATATGTTTATTAAgttagataaaaaattatatgtgaagtgtaaatgttatcaaaaatatacatttactttagttataatttgtaataagtcAACCGAAATTTCattgacaaaaaatatgttttcattaaaataaatattcaaacaaaatcATTTAATCATGATTGTAATTGCAATTTCAAAAACTTTGTAAAGATAATTGCAGTGGCCTATACAAACAACTTCACATTGAATGAGAGATCATCTCTTGATCAATTATGTTGTAAACAACCAATGGTATTCATTACTGATTCATGgcaaaaattgtattttgaatATCACAATTAAAGTGGATAAGTTGTTCAgtgaaatagtgttgtattatgtGAAATAAAGGTATATTAATCTAAAGTTTGTTCGTCTATACTCTTCATGCCATTGTAATATATAGATCAATCTGATTAACTAGAAGTTGCTgatattttgttgattttagttattttcacACCAAAGAGATGATTTGCATAGTTTAATAATTAGTATCAACCAATTCAAAGTAGCATATTACTAGTTCACTAATACTATCAAGACTTTTCCAACAAAAACTTTACCTCTTTTTTGGTTGCGAAGATGTCTTCACCCTGCTTGCGCTTAACACTGCGCTTGGTGCTCTTCTTATTCTTCTTGAAGTAGGTGTCGTCAAGGTGTGCTGGTAGCTTGAAATCACCTAGATCCACCTTCGTGCTGGTGCCAATCACGTAGCGTTGGGGAATACGGCGTAGTGGACACGAGTTGAACTGTAATTCGAAAAAAGAACATATTGCAAAACAAATATTCGCTGCACTCGCTAATAAGCAGTATAGGTGAAAATCATcaattttcgaaataaaaagttttagctGGGGAACTGCTGGGGAGCGAGTCaaaacttaaaagtaaaaaaaaaaagtaatttatacaaaatatgaatatgcatgataaaattatttttttattaatcatgaATTTTATTCGttgaatttgaattaaacaactgaAATGTTAGTTTGATTTGATCATAGTAAACTTACAGCGAATGGTCCAGTCACAAGCAACAGGCCACTCGGCAGGATTCCAACGAGCACAACACGTTTGCCAGAGTGTCTGCCTGCCAGCAGGATGCAGACAGTACCCACAGTGAGGTTAGGGCGTGTTCTTCTGATGTGCTTGCTGAAGGTCTTGTGGTGAGAGCGAGTGCGAATCCTAGAGagttaaagaaattaaataaaaatatattaattttctgaCTCATTGCTCTAGTTACAGtttgtacaatataaaaaacatatttgttagGTTAAATAACTTAACATAGGAATTTAATATTTGGATATTGCAAAGTTACATAGCTTCAGAAAACATGTAATGTCAAATTGCCATCCattttaaacgataaaataacaaaaatatacaagatagagtatctttgaagaaaaatttaatagaatggatattagctttacattaaagttaaacttgtttaatttttgtaagaGTAAAATAAGTCTGTTTTTAGAACACAGggacaattttttaatatttaattaatgttattaataatagttcAATATCAGTAATTCCTACATttctttcaattatttattagaatgtaAAACATGCAATATAAACAGTATTAGTATCAATGTATCCTTGTATTTTATTAGCGTAACTTAAAGGtacaaagttaaatagaaatctGTCAAAATGTATGAATCAAcacaatttataatagtttcTCTCAGATATCTAATGTTACATGCATTCACGTGAAGTGAATTAAAAagaatcttaaattaaatataaaataacaatataaaatttaacataatataataataaaaaaattaatataaaataataaattcttaaaattatattttgtaatatttaaaaacatatatgccATGGTGTGGGTGCCAgtcttacatatttttttgattattatgaCTTTCAAGCTATTTTGCTATTATTAGAATTGTAAAGGTTAGTTTTCATTGTATTAATATGCACATAATTctccattttaaattaaaataccttcaattctaatataaacattttcagGAAACAATATCAGGTCCCATACTTTTTTCATTTCATGTTTTAAATTGTGAAATTAAATAGTGATAATGTTTACGCACTTATCCTGAGTGGGATAGAAGGACCTTCTGCTGCGTAGCAGAACTTTACGGGTGCCTCCATTCTTTTCACCTCCAATGGGCTTCACCACAACTGCGGGCTTTTTAGGCTTGGGTGCCTTTGGGTGTTTCTTGCCAATGAACTTGTACTtagcctaaaaatatataatatattagtttacaATAAATCTATACAAAATCTTCGTAAGAGTGAATTGCAAATGAAGTTTGAGAtccattttacatatttttaatattacaatatttattttttaataatattattattgaactaACCCTAGAGAACATGTATTTTAAGAATTATCTTTAACATATTAAGCATATTATACTATCTAGCATACACCTATAAAATTACAGAGCATGGTTTTCAatgctttttatattatcataatgatataaaaaaatggtacatttttattttccacCAAACCTTTAAACTAACAATTGAAAGATACAGTTTATGTGTTAAAGGATATCATAAGAAACCTGTCAAAAAATAGCTTTCACTTTTAAGTAAGATCTAATTACATgtcttttaaaaacatataccaAGTATTATGaaaacatgtataatatatgatatttataatagttgtatattttaacaaacCTGACACAATAAATTTATGAGCTTGTATTTGAGTATAATTGAACTTgactattaaaaataaggcTTATATGACTAaatcaaatgaataaatataccTTTTTGTGGAACATTTTGCTCTTGGAGAATCTAACGACGCCGTTTCCCAAGTCATAATTTCTCGGTTTGCCAACCTTGGCCTTCTGGACTCCGCCCGCTGGGGCTGCGGGGGCCTTTGCCGCCGCCTTAGGCTGTGGTGGAGCCATACTACAAACAGAAACAACCTCTAAAAAATCCAACCATCTGACTATGTTTACAGGTTATCTTTACGTATGTTATCCTTTCCATACAAACAAGTgatgacatttaatttataatttaggaTTACTAAGGCTCATCGTGAGACACCGATTTAAAACAACCACTAGAGAACCATCACCAATTTCTCGCACGTCAAACTTTGGTTATCATAAATAAAGGATTTAACTCCGCGTTAGGTGAAAATAAAGCACATCGTCACttgattgtaatataataataataattcatacgtttaaataatttaatcttctaatatgaaacttatattattggatttattttatacaatcacAACATCAACTCACATTAGAACCGGGATCAAGAAAAAGAAGTTGACATAAGCTGACACCGGTGTCGCcaacacttaattttttttgcccTGAAAATTCAGCTGAAAATCGTTCTATTTCCCTAAAAGTAATTTAGAAGATACTCGAAATTACCCTAAGTTGACTATCACATTCGATAtcacttaataatttataaaaaaatattatttacagttagttctcattttaattaaaagcgaTATTTTACGACTATTtattggtattatattatatattcagtatACACATAAGGAAATGTGAGTTTCCGTTAacacatgttaaaaatataatactttcgTGTAACACGTATTTTTCAGATCAAACTATGTTTTACATTAACATGAGGCCCCAACTCTCAAGCATccattaaacttttaaaatattcagtaaATGCTACTGGTATTGGAGTATGCGAGTTGTTTAATGTGAACGCCgcttaaattatgaaaatgaacATTGTTTGTTTCATTAAAGTAAAACATAGGGCCAATTTTTGTCAGGCTTTTGTCTTTGGTAGTTTTAAATTTGTCAATCAATAAGTAGGAGTAAtgcttttatagtaaataaaggATTTGAcatgatttgattaaaaatatctttattcatcCTTAAGTGCTTATACACAATAGTGTCTTACTCAATTTAGGCGAAAATCCTTATTTTAGCTACACTGACTGTCACAGATAATATGAATTTTGCATCTAGTTATTATCAATCTAAACAAACttccaaatattataaaatggaaatatatatttgaattaaaacaagctgttttgttattgttataagctcattatatttaaaactgatgttaaaaaaatcttattaaaatattagttgtaGAACGTAATACAATAtgtcaaataaaacatatgacACTGTCAGTCAAAAgtcaaattaaattgtttaaaaaaatcagtaCTCGGAAATGGCTTCTTTGAGGAGCCCGTCTTCTCCGACCGACGGTTATAAAAGATTCAGTGATGATTTTGCAAACACCAGCATCAACAATTACGGCTCCAACGTCACAAGTAAATGTGAAGTTAACATTTTTCAATGCACAGTAGCCGCCGCAATAGTTGTACGCTTTTGTTGTTaacaatacatttataacacataaaacattttgtttaattttctacCTTGAGCATAATATCTTTCGCATCTTAACGTAGCTAGATCGATTAATTAATGCCATAAAAGGGATACTGACGTAAACTGTGAGTCATTAGCGAAGTCACTAACCTATACACAATAAACATTAGTCTTAAAACGGTCGACCCAAATCCCTTAGTCGGCTCGAGTAAATAACGTTGCGTATCCTTGCATGTATACGCTTCGCCCGCATGCTGCTATAAAATTCCACGCATATCactaagcacataaaaatataatagtctgCTGTGTAGAATTAAGCAAACAGAGCTAAAATAGAgctttaagattatattaataaccatGAAAATATTTCTCCTGTGGTGACAGTAATTGctttattaactaatttatgAGATTTCTGGTTCAGTCTGGTTGAAAACCACTTTTTACTGTATCTTTTCATTGGTCTATTTGTATGGATTGGATCAAGGCTGTTCTATGTATTATCAAGTAACAATGAGATCCAGTCTATATAAATGATCACTAAAGTTAATTGATATTGcaaaattaataactattaaataaagttattaatatttttttaaatgtatagataatcaattgttaatataattctgAAGCAAGTGATTAAGTGTTgcttaacacaaaaaaaataaaaaatttgattaccttttataataaaaataaaatggatatAATTATAGACTCAACTAATATGtagatgatataatattttgttagtcATACAAAATATTGTCCACTGGTAGTTGCGTtatttggtaaaaaatatttagtgtcAAGTTAATTTCATTTAGTGCTATGATTATGTGTTAAGTTCATACTGTAGAAGTATGCTAATCCGGTCAAATTATGTgtgtctttattatttatcccCCAATGTTAATTATCTTAACATATTTTTTGCTTATTAGAGTTTGTTTTTGTAGTTAATCAGTAAATGtttccttatttataaaattacaattaatttgacAACCAAATGTTTCAGCTTATTATAAAAGGTATGTCTATAATAGATCATAATACTAGAATGTGTCAGTCTAGCTGTATAAAAGGTTTgttcttcaaataaataaaaaaaccatgtTGAACAGAtgggtttaaaaaaatattattctttttttagtaACAAACAATAGTAATAtgcatgttttaattatatttaacagtttaatctgggttttcttatttataatatacattcttaGTATGGCAATAatgaaaaaagtaacaaaactgatttaattacaaatactgtttgtttttttaatcttttctcatattttatgccataaattattgatttgtatgccaaaatattaaaaacacaatttggTTGcaggaataaaaaaaagtttgaatgTTGTGTGTATTCCCAGGCAATTTTCTTAGCAtccagaatttcagtgataagTTAGGGTTCAGTCAAACACATTAGTAGGATATTATAGCCAGTATTATTCAATATGACATGATATGAATAATATAGAGAACAGAGAAGTCCatgtaaatattgaatttttttttaagctaGTCAGTTTCCGAAATAAACATGTAAAAATGTTATCATTTGTAACAAACTTGATTGACAaccattatttatatcttatcttTTGTAATGATAAGGTCATCTGTCATCTTCCACCAGGTTTTGAATGACTAacaatttatagtttaatatttacagtgacaataaaatgacaaaattaGTGAGTTTCTCTGATAAACTATATGATTCAATTAAAGACCGTTGGTATAAGCTGAACTTGTGTAAgttctaaattattttctgcctattatataattaaagtcaaaataatataaaataatattttagagtacttaaaatataatacttaatatatatttatatgtaatttaataatgttcattttgcaattttaaatactttgttaATTAGCtacaatgctaatgttaatTAGCTTTAAAACGATTGCGAggataagttaaaataatttgcaaGCTAATACAATATTCTCTCCATCATCTCATTGTGTAAACCACTCGTATTATTTCAAAATGCACGTTTTGCACGTTACCTTATAAAAGCGTTAAAATCAAGGTCATTGTAAAACAATTGCGTGATCGACGTTTCCCAATCCTACGCTTAACGAACTATATTATTTCcgccaaaaataaatcttttcatGTAACAATTAGTTGTGGtagttatttgtataaattatgtaaaaatatagtaGGATAATATCCTAAGACTAATAAGTCACAATAACGGCGAGTCGATTGTGAGATTATATTGAAGTAACAAAGTATCGAACATTTGAAAGCGTGGCGCGCCTAATAAACGTTAATAGTAATGAAATACATGTCTCGATATGAGACTCATtgctatataaaactaaaatctcCCAATAGTTATTTATCTCATACAaacatgtatacatttttattattttacgtaaaCTTAATGTCACTGGATTCATTATTAGtgttttaatttgaagtaaCGTCATATCAGATTTTCGATTTTCAGCTCAGAAGAGGCCacgtttttaagtttatctttaTACTGTCGAAATTTCATATCATATACTTTATATCTACCGCAATTATTAAGAATCcaaattggtttttttttcacgtCAAAATGCACAGATATAAAACTTGCATTGCGTGATTACCTTGAGTCACTTAATATATTGCAgtgaaattatgtaaatataggaCACagcaaatgtttatataaatgataagaaTACTGGTGTACAGTTAACAAAAAAAGGATAATTAAAGTAATAGACATAGTCATTAAGGatagttttcttaataaattagaccaatttttattaatatggtaTAACAATAGGTTTGATTTATTaaagcaattatatttaaatatttaactttatacatGATGTGCCAAGAAACTAAAAAAACAGCTTTACTATCATCTAAAAGTTTTAAAGTAAGGCACTCTGTTTATGCGTgtgaattttatacattttttctatatttttggaCTTTCTCCCTTACTGCATGAATTATGAagaaagtacttttttttaatggaaagtattgtttatttgtttttgcatTAACTAAtggaaaaggaaaaaaaatattaatcattatataacaatatatcatGTAAAGCCATATATGGCTTCGTATGCATGGTGattatgttttgtaaaattcaaattatttcgcTACTCGTTTTAGCACAGAAAAACcttcaattttgtaaatttagtatataaaaatgtagctTTGAGCAGCATTGGGATGATTGTCGATTGTTTTTGACCCAAATAG
This region includes:
- the LOC126775725 gene encoding 60S ribosomal protein L6; this encodes MAPPQPKAAAKAPAAPAGGVQKAKVGKPRNYDLGNGVVRFSKSKMFHKKAKYKFIGKKHPKAPKPKKPAVVVKPIGGEKNGGTRKVLLRSRRSFYPTQDKIRTRSHHKTFSKHIRRTRPNLTVGTVCILLAGRHSGKRVVLVGILPSGLLLVTGPFAFNSCPLRRIPQRYVIGTSTKVDLGDFKLPAHLDDTYFKKNKKSTKRSVKRKQGEDIFATKKEKYVPSEQRKADQKLVDEAVIKAIGKRTDKKVLRGYLKAAFGLRSSQFPHRLRF